GTAGGTTAAGAGGAAGGAAATAAGAATCTTTTACAAACTCTCAAAAATCTTCTTATAGTTTTAAGAGCAAAtagaagttttaaaaaatatggttAATTACTCTCTTAATTCCTataatttcaccaaattttcaactatgtccctatatttttttttttttcaattgggtCATTacactacttttaattttgtaattaggccCTTTGCATATAAAAAAggttaaaattaatagaatatttctcCCAAAATACATGCGGTCAAAGATCTAGTTaggtttttaattatgaatatctTCAATTTGCAAAGAAATATTCAATTATCTCTAACATTTTTTACACTAAGaatgacttaattataaaattaaacacaGTGTAAGAAcccaattgaaaggaaaaaaaatataggaacataattgaaaatttgataaaattataggaaccaacagaataattaaaccttaaaatATTATGATAAAAGTAAAAcacatttagttattttaatagaCAACAAAATTATAATGGGATAGTAAATCCCGATCCTTCAATTTCGTCACccttatttattttaaactctTAAACAAAGTTAAGTTTAAACCTTCTCCCAATCTTCTTATACCCTTTTGCCACCCCTTTGCTTTCCTTCATGCCTTGCCTCCCAACCAAGCACACAATTCTCAGTtgaattttcataaataaatgcATATTTTTATGTTGGAAAATCAAATTAGTAATGTACTTTTTACCTCTATTATGGGATAAAAGCGAGATAGTTGCCATGTCTCGTCTTCACCAGCACGGTCTTTCCTTGCAGCACGCTTCTTCTGAACTTAAAATAACAATTTTCAGATGGAATACAATTTTATAATATTCGAAAATCATGGATTTAAACTCGAAGCTAGAAACAACCTTATGGATATCAAATTTAAGACCACCGAAAGCAGCAGTCAAACTTTTCTTGGTATCTGGCTGTCCCCCAAGCATTCTCAAATTATTCACAGCGGTTATATCGTCATCTGTCAACCGTGCTACCTGAAaggaatttcaaaggataaaattggaTAACAGTAACACCATGGCAGGAGCTAGGACATGTATGATGTATCATTTAAGATTAAGAATATACTAATTCTTTGTAATATAAAATGAACAGCaagtgaaaattaaaatgacaaCCATTAAAAAAGCATCCTTACCCTCATCAAATTTCTACCCTTTTCTCCCTCGAATTTCTCGGGATAAACAGCTGCAAGAATCATTATCATGCGCAATTTATTTTCACGAGTAGCGTCCTGCATAAAACAATATCTCTATCCAATTTAACAGACGAGCAGCAGTGAAAAAGTGTCTATACTGCATTAAAATTTTCTCATGTGCATTGTTGACTAATATAAGGGATATCAAATTCCTTTTACGAATTTCTTACTTCTTTAGTAGTAAAAAATTTGATGACATCTTTCATTCCTGCATCTCCGAAAACAATATCTTGCTCCAGCTGCCCAAGTTCCCGCAGTCCTGTCTCCCTAATGATGCTATTAATTTTTCCTGCAATCTGGACAAAGAAGCACCTCATTTACAAAGCTGAGAAAATCATAGTTGGATACACTATCATTATTAAATGTTTTCATCAATAGGCTGCTGTTATTGTTTAAAAATCATAAATGAGCTCCAATAGGTTGCACctaaataatatatacatataaattactGATAAATTGCCAAAAGGTGGTACAAGATTGCAAAAGAACCAACCTCTACATGGAGAGAGAGTTTGTCAATTTGTTCACTGTATTGTGGTAGTGCTTGGACCATCTTTTGCAAGTCCCTTGTTGACATTTCTTTACTATCTCTAAACATAAATtgcaattttattatttagtaaaatatatCAAGTCAGGAAGTAGATGAATAAATAGTCATTTCTAGCAAGCTCCACATATAGAATTAGCCAAATTGAGAAGCTAACTTTCCAGAACAACAAATACATATCTTTGCCTTTGATTTATTCTCCAAGCAAGAATTTTACCATTTTACACAACAGCACAtgtttagataattagattcaATACAAAAACAGGGAGGTTTAAACTTTAAACATTACATGACATCCTCgcataattaaaattagagtaGATTACACTAACCACCCTTGGGGTTAAGTTATATTATACACAACACCCCTTTTGATTTAATAAGTTAACAATTTAGTACTTAGTTAAGCATCAAAATCTTCTCATATAACAATTCAACACACAAGAAATCCCCAATGATCACCTTGATCCATGTTGGATTTGTGCTGCTTTGTTTCTTGAAATGAAGTTGGTCATTTTCTCGTGTAACCTTTCACTTGCCTGTCAAGGCTACCAATATCAGAGGGTTTTAAAGTGTAAAACAGTAGAAGCATAAATGTGACAGACATACATCTGCAATATGTGCATGGCGAAGCTCAAGCCATACAGGATCATGATCCTCCAAAAGAACCTCTTTTCTCTCAGGTGGTACCCCATCTTTGCCAGGAACCTTAAAAATAAAGTAGAACCATGCTTATAACAAGAGAGTTgacatgagagagagagagagagagagatttcaGAATTTACTTCATGAACATATTTATTTCCTTCCATATTCAGCAAATCATGACACATGGCATCATATGTCCATTCATGTATCACAGGGGCAATCTACAAATTCAGAATAATATCCTCATTGTAAATACACAACAGTGTCAAAAGAATACAAAGTCAATGACTAACAAACAGAAGTTAGAAACCTGATCAAGAGATCTGTCAAGAATGAGCAACTCGCAAGTCTCTGTCTGAGGAAAATTGGGtatagtttttttatatttcataagGCAGTCCCACACTCCAGCAGCAACTTTTGTGGGAATAAGATCACGGAAAGTAGTCATTGTCATTGGATCTAGTGTCTTGGCAGCACGGAAGCGAACAAAAGGAAATTCCTagagaaaaggagaaaaagaaaaatctttaCATACTTCAGGAGATTTCTCAACCAAGTCTTTGAACAATTATGTAGTATTGACTGCATACTCTTAACGAAGCAAACACTGTAGCAAGCCGCAGAGCCATCACATTCAAACATGCAACACCTTTGCGATTATTCTCTTCATCCCCAAATAGCTCCTCCAGAGCTCTCTCATTGTTCGTCATGAATCCCTGCATTATCATGGGCAAATgatcatttaaaataataaacaggATTGTTAaggatcacaaaaaaaaataactcaaggGAAGGTCGTCAATAAACAGGTTTCACAAATTCTGAATGACTAATGAGATATTATAATAGATACAcatgaatgttaaaaattgCCAATTTGGACAGGTGGACTGATCCACTTACGTCACAGTGGATTTCACTTCTAAATGATAAGCATTGAAATTACTAACAAACAAAATCCAAAAGCattgaaattactaaaaaacaaaagggaagaaaaaatgTCTAAATCTATTAAACAGAGGTGGCATAGATGACAGACAGAAATGGAATAAATACAAGTACAATGATAACCACATACCTGGCTGTCTATGGGAAAATACTCCAAATTCATCTGCATGGTGTCACCCAAATGATGGGAAGAACACAATAAGCAATTAAATTGTTTGAGCAATAGTATGAATTTAAGCACAATCTTGTTTCTAGATAGAAAATCTTCACCTCTTTCAGTGCACCTAATCGGGGCAACACCCTTGTATCTTTCTTAATCTCCATAACTAATTCTCGAGGAATGGTTGAGCTGAAGAAAACAAATGCCCTGAAAAAGAAGAGGGGGGCAGAAAACAAGATGTGAGGATGAAATACCATTCAT
The Arachis duranensis cultivar V14167 chromosome 5, aradu.V14167.gnm2.J7QH, whole genome shotgun sequence genome window above contains:
- the LOC107488197 gene encoding SNARE-interacting protein KEULE isoform X1 (The sequence of the model RefSeq protein was modified relative to this genomic sequence to represent the inferred CDS: added 219 bases not found in genome assembly), giving the protein MSMSDSDSSSSSSYAADHKSFKQITRERLLHEMLRSAKTGDSKSTWKVLIMDKLTVKIMSHSCKMADITDEGVSLVEDIYKRRQPLPTMDAIYFIQPTKENVIMFLSDMSGKTPLYRKAFVFFSSTIPRELVMEIKKDTRVLPRLGALKEMNLEYFPIDSQGFMTNNERALEELFGDEENNRKGVACLNVMALRLATVFASLREFPFVRFRAAKTLDPMTMTTFRDLIPTKVAAGVWDCLMKYKKTIPNFPQTETCELLILDRSLDQIAPVIHEWTYDAMCHDLLNMEGNKYVHEVPGKDGVPPERKEVLLEDHDPVWLELRHAHIADASERLHEKMTNFISRNKAAQIQHGSRDSKEMSTRDLQKMVQALPQYSEQIDKLSLHVEIAGKINSIIRETGLRELGQLEQDIVFGDAGMKDVIKFFTTKEDATRENKLRMIMILAAVYPEKFEGEKGRNLMRVARLTDDDITAVNNLRMLGGQPDTKKSLTAAFGGLKFDIHKKKRAARKDRAGEDETWQLSRFYPIIEELIEKLAKNDLSKEDYPCLNDPSPTFHGSPFAGAANPVPPPQSMRSRRTPTWARPRGSDDGYSSDSVLRHASSDFKKMGRRIFVFIVGGATRSELRACHKLTGKLKREIILGSSSLDDPAQFITKLKMMTTHELSLDDIQI
- the LOC107488197 gene encoding SNARE-interacting protein KEULE isoform X2 (The sequence of the model RefSeq protein was modified relative to this genomic sequence to represent the inferred CDS: added 219 bases not found in genome assembly) is translated as MDKLTVKIMSHSCKMADITDEGVSLVEDIYKRRQPLPTMDAIYFIQPTKENVIMFLSDMSGKTPLYRKAFVFFSSTIPRELVMEIKKDTRVLPRLGALKEMNLEYFPIDSQGFMTNNERALEELFGDEENNRKGVACLNVMALRLATVFASLREFPFVRFRAAKTLDPMTMTTFRDLIPTKVAAGVWDCLMKYKKTIPNFPQTETCELLILDRSLDQIAPVIHEWTYDAMCHDLLNMEGNKYVHEVPGKDGVPPERKEVLLEDHDPVWLELRHAHIADASERLHEKMTNFISRNKAAQIQHGSRDSKEMSTRDLQKMVQALPQYSEQIDKLSLHVEIAGKINSIIRETGLRELGQLEQDIVFGDAGMKDVIKFFTTKEDATRENKLRMIMILAAVYPEKFEGEKGRNLMRVARLTDDDITAVNNLRMLGGQPDTKKSLTAAFGGLKFDIHKKKRAARKDRAGEDETWQLSRFYPIIEELIEKLAKNDLSKEDYPCLNDPSPTFHGSPFAGAANPVPPPQSMRSRRTPTWARPRGSDDGYSSDSVLRHASSDFKKMGRRIFVFIVGGATRSELRACHKLTGKLKREIILGSSSLDDPAQFITKLKMMTTHELSLDDIQI